The following are encoded together in the Streptomyces sp. NBC_00341 genome:
- a CDS encoding DUF349 domain-containing protein, protein MSSDPWGRVDETGTVYVRTADGEQVVGSWQAGSPAEALAYFERKYEGIVVEIGLLERRVKTTDLSAKDATTAIEHLRAQVDEHHAVGDLDALRKRLDALVATVDSRREERKAQKAKQTDEAKHAKEALVVEAEELAQSEQWRSAGERLRALVDTWKGLPRLDRKSDDELWHRFSHARSAFSKRRKAHFASLDAQREEARKAKEKLVVEAESLSRSSDWGTTAARYRDLMTEWKAAGRAQREAEDDLWNRFRGAQDVFFAARSEVFAERDAEQGENLKVKEELAVEAEKLLPVKDLKASRAAFRAINERWEAIGHVPRDARPRIEARMHTVERALQEAEESEWRRTNPEARARAAGLTGQLQSAVDKLRTQIDTARASGNNARADKLARELEGRQALLDQALKGLEEFGG, encoded by the coding sequence GTGAGCAGCGACCCGTGGGGCCGTGTCGATGAGACAGGCACCGTGTACGTGCGTACCGCCGACGGCGAGCAGGTCGTCGGATCGTGGCAGGCCGGTTCTCCGGCGGAGGCCCTGGCCTACTTCGAGCGCAAGTACGAGGGCATTGTGGTCGAGATCGGCCTCCTGGAGCGGCGGGTGAAGACCACCGATCTGTCCGCGAAGGACGCGACGACCGCCATCGAGCATCTGCGTGCGCAGGTCGACGAGCACCACGCCGTCGGGGACCTGGACGCGCTGCGCAAGCGGCTGGACGCCCTGGTGGCGACGGTCGACTCCCGGCGGGAGGAGCGCAAGGCCCAGAAGGCGAAGCAGACCGACGAGGCGAAGCACGCCAAGGAGGCGCTGGTCGTCGAGGCCGAGGAGCTGGCGCAGAGCGAGCAGTGGCGCTCGGCGGGCGAGCGGCTCCGTGCGCTCGTCGACACGTGGAAGGGCCTGCCCAGGCTCGACCGCAAGTCGGACGACGAGCTGTGGCACCGCTTCTCCCACGCGCGCTCGGCGTTCTCCAAGCGCCGCAAGGCCCACTTCGCCTCGCTGGACGCCCAGCGCGAGGAGGCCCGCAAGGCCAAGGAGAAGCTGGTCGTCGAGGCCGAGTCGCTGTCCCGCTCGTCCGACTGGGGCACGACGGCCGCCCGCTACCGCGACCTGATGACGGAGTGGAAGGCCGCCGGCCGTGCCCAGCGCGAGGCGGAGGACGATCTGTGGAACCGTTTCCGCGGTGCCCAGGACGTCTTCTTCGCCGCCCGCAGTGAGGTGTTCGCGGAGCGTGACGCGGAGCAGGGCGAGAACCTCAAGGTCAAGGAGGAGCTCGCGGTCGAGGCCGAGAAGCTGCTGCCGGTGAAGGACCTGAAGGCCTCCAGGGCGGCGTTCCGGGCCATCAACGAGCGCTGGGAGGCCATCGGCCACGTACCGCGTGACGCCCGCCCGAGGATCGAGGCGCGGATGCACACGGTGGAGCGTGCGCTCCAGGAGGCCGAGGAGTCGGAGTGGCGCCGGACCAACCCGGAGGCCCGTGCCCGTGCCGCGGGTCTGACCGGGCAGCTCCAGTCGGCCGTGGACAAGTTGCGCACCCAGATCGACACGGCGCGCGCCTCGGGCAACAACGCCCGTGCGGACAAGCTCGCCCGCGAGCTGGAGGGCCGGCAGGCGCTCCTTGACCAGGCCCTGAAGGGCCTTGAGGAGTTCGGCGGCTGA
- the hisS gene encoding histidine--tRNA ligase, giving the protein MSTFKAPKGTYDLTPPDSAKYLAVREAISAPLKNSGYGYIETPGFEDVALFSRGVGESTDIVSKEMYTLTTKGGSQLALRPEGTASVLRAALEANLHKLGNLPVKLWYSGSYYRYERPQKGRYRHFSQVGAEAIGAEDPALDAELIILADQAYRTLGLREFRILLNSLGDKECRPVYRDALQGFLRELDLDEETRRRIEINPLRVLDDKRPEVQKQLTGAPVLRDYLCDACKAYHEEVRDLLNEAGVVYEDDEKLVRGLDYYTRTTFEFVHDGLGSQSAVGGGGRYDGLSEVIGGPALPSVGWALGVDRTVLALEAEGIELELPSTTSVFAVPLGEEARRKLFAVVTRLRREGVAADFAFGGRGLKGAMKSANRSGARFTVVAGERDLAEGVVQLKDMESGEQTAVALAEVTEAIKARLA; this is encoded by the coding sequence GTGAGCACCTTCAAGGCCCCCAAGGGCACGTACGACCTGACCCCGCCCGACTCAGCGAAGTACCTCGCGGTGCGTGAGGCGATCTCCGCACCGCTGAAGAACTCCGGCTACGGCTACATCGAGACCCCCGGCTTCGAGGACGTGGCCCTCTTCTCCCGCGGCGTCGGCGAGTCCACCGACATCGTGAGCAAGGAGATGTACACCCTCACCACCAAGGGCGGCTCCCAGCTGGCGCTGCGCCCCGAGGGCACCGCCTCCGTGCTGCGTGCCGCGCTGGAGGCCAACCTCCACAAGCTCGGCAACCTGCCGGTGAAGCTCTGGTACTCCGGCTCCTACTACCGCTACGAGCGCCCGCAGAAGGGCCGCTACCGCCACTTCTCGCAGGTCGGTGCCGAGGCCATCGGCGCGGAGGACCCGGCGCTGGACGCCGAGCTGATCATCCTGGCCGACCAGGCGTACCGCACCCTGGGCCTGCGTGAGTTCCGCATCCTGCTGAACTCGCTGGGCGACAAGGAGTGCCGGCCCGTCTACCGCGACGCGCTCCAGGGCTTCCTGCGCGAGCTCGACCTGGACGAGGAGACCCGCCGCCGCATCGAGATCAACCCGCTCCGGGTCCTCGACGACAAGCGCCCCGAGGTCCAGAAGCAGCTGACCGGCGCCCCGGTGCTGCGCGACTACCTCTGCGACGCCTGCAAGGCGTACCACGAGGAGGTCCGCGACCTCCTCAACGAGGCGGGCGTGGTGTACGAGGACGACGAGAAGCTCGTCCGGGGCCTCGACTACTACACCCGCACCACCTTCGAGTTCGTCCACGACGGACTGGGCTCGCAGTCCGCGGTGGGCGGTGGCGGCCGGTACGACGGCCTCTCCGAGGTGATCGGCGGACCGGCGCTCCCGTCGGTGGGCTGGGCGCTCGGCGTGGACCGCACGGTGCTCGCCCTGGAGGCGGAGGGCATCGAGCTCGAACTGCCCTCGACCACCAGCGTCTTCGCCGTCCCGCTCGGCGAGGAGGCCCGGCGCAAGCTGTTCGCCGTCGTGACGCGGCTGCGCCGCGAGGGGGTGGCCGCGGACTTCGCGTTCGGTGGCCGCGGTCTCAAGGGCGCGATGAAGAGCGCCAACCGGTCGGGTGCGCGGTTCACCGTCGTGGCCGGCGAGCGCGATCTGGCCGAGGGCGTCGTGCAGCTCAAGGACATGGAGTCCGGTGAGCAGACGGCCGTTGCGCTGGCCGAGGTGACCGAGGCGATCAAGGCGCGCCTCGCGTAG
- a CDS encoding MBL fold metallo-hydrolase, protein MLIAGFPAGAWGTNCYLVAPAAGEECVIIDPGHQAASGVEEALRKHRLKPVAVVLTHGHIDHVASVVPVCGAHDVPAWIHPEDRYMMSDPEKALGRSIGMPLMGELTVGEPDDVKELGDGARLTLAGLEFGVSHAPGHTKGSVTFRMPEAAEVPPVLFSGDLLFAGSVGRTDLPGGDHAELLESLARVCLPLDDSTVVLSGHGPQTTIGRERATNPYLHGMDAPRRGM, encoded by the coding sequence GTGCTCATTGCCGGGTTCCCCGCCGGGGCCTGGGGGACCAACTGTTACCTGGTCGCCCCCGCCGCGGGTGAGGAGTGCGTGATCATCGACCCGGGCCACCAGGCCGCGTCAGGCGTCGAGGAAGCACTGCGCAAGCATCGGCTGAAGCCCGTCGCCGTCGTGCTCACCCACGGCCACATCGACCACGTCGCCTCGGTCGTCCCGGTGTGCGGCGCGCACGATGTCCCCGCCTGGATCCACCCTGAGGACCGATACATGATGAGCGACCCGGAGAAGGCCCTCGGCCGCTCCATCGGGATGCCGCTCATGGGCGAGCTGACAGTGGGGGAGCCGGACGACGTCAAGGAGCTGGGCGACGGCGCCCGGCTCACGCTGGCCGGTCTGGAGTTCGGTGTCTCGCATGCGCCCGGCCATACCAAGGGGTCGGTGACGTTCAGGATGCCCGAGGCCGCGGAGGTTCCGCCGGTTCTCTTCTCGGGCGACCTGCTCTTCGCCGGCTCCGTCGGACGCACCGACCTGCCCGGCGGCGACCACGCCGAGCTCCTCGAGTCGCTGGCCCGCGTGTGCCTGCCGCTCGACGACTCGACCGTGGTGCTGTCCGGCCACGGCCCCCAGACGACCATCGGCCGCGAGCGCGCCACCAACCCGTATCTGCACGGTATGGACGCGCCCCGACGAGGAATGTGA
- a CDS encoding peptidylprolyl isomerase, protein MVSSDQRRRQLAREKFERQQQRREEARHRTRRLTVIITSAVAAVAVIGGITYFATGDDGKKDKTDAAASANPSASPSASPSASEKSAPEPAMKIDKKAKYTLSLKTSQGDIAFTMDAAKTPHTTNSFKSLADKGFFDGTKCHRLTTQGIFVLQCGDPKGDGTGGPGYTIPDENLTALGKPGKDSAVTYPAGTVAMANTGQPHTGGSQFFLVYKDTKLPPTYTPFGTMDKASLKAVEAIGKAGVTGGAADGAPKKAVNISKATVDKA, encoded by the coding sequence GTGGTCAGCAGCGATCAGCGGCGGCGGCAGCTCGCCAGGGAGAAGTTCGAGCGGCAGCAGCAGCGCCGGGAGGAGGCCCGTCACCGGACCCGGCGGCTGACGGTCATCATCACCTCCGCGGTGGCCGCGGTGGCCGTCATAGGCGGTATCACGTACTTCGCCACCGGCGACGACGGCAAGAAGGACAAGACCGACGCGGCGGCGAGCGCCAACCCGTCGGCGTCCCCCTCGGCATCTCCCTCGGCGAGCGAGAAGAGCGCGCCCGAGCCGGCGATGAAGATCGACAAGAAGGCGAAGTACACCCTGTCGCTCAAGACGAGCCAGGGCGACATCGCGTTCACGATGGACGCGGCGAAGACCCCGCACACCACGAACTCCTTCAAGTCGCTCGCGGACAAGGGCTTCTTCGACGGCACCAAGTGCCACCGTCTGACCACGCAGGGTATTTTCGTCCTGCAGTGCGGTGACCCCAAGGGCGACGGCACCGGCGGTCCGGGCTACACGATCCCGGACGAGAACCTCACCGCGCTGGGCAAGCCGGGCAAGGACAGCGCGGTGACCTACCCGGCGGGCACGGTGGCGATGGCCAACACGGGCCAGCCGCACACCGGTGGCAGCCAGTTCTTCCTGGTCTACAAGGACACCAAACTGCCGCCCACCTACACGCCGTTCGGCACGATGGACAAGGCGTCGCTGAAGGCCGTCGAGGCCATCGGCAAGGCGGGGGTCACCGGCGGCGCCGCCGACGGTGCGCCGAAGAAGGCCGTGAACATCTCGAAGGCCACCGTCGACAAGGCGTGA